A single window of Chloracidobacterium thermophilum B DNA harbors:
- a CDS encoding alpha/beta hydrolase: MASTHPVASSSPTSLATSRAATSSWGHWLKRLGLVAAGVTAGYLAASVVIAIPLSILLVSPRPKRRRHLESMRLRDYLWARRIPYRETQFTSYDGTKLTGWFLDRGWWRPTVVGLHGVTGNRTSLIRFGVILYDAGFNVFLFDGRAHGHSGGRFVTYGYHEVRDVSAALDHISKKFRLRDQHFGLVGISMGAAIALQTAARDPRIAAVWAESPFSSLQKISREYVADVLRMPSTAVVPTTWVAELIANYRGNFSVSDVNPLAIAGKITCPVQLVHGLADDFVRPHHSQAIFEALVNAKEKDLWLVEGATHGRCYRAAVEEHQVRLPDFFRRHLGR; encoded by the coding sequence ATGGCGTCAACGCATCCCGTTGCTTCTTCCTCACCAACATCACTGGCAACGTCGCGCGCGGCCACCTCTTCCTGGGGACACTGGCTGAAGCGGCTTGGACTGGTTGCGGCCGGGGTCACGGCTGGCTATCTTGCCGCTTCCGTGGTCATTGCCATTCCGCTTTCCATCCTGCTGGTTTCCCCGCGCCCCAAACGCCGCCGCCACCTGGAAAGCATGCGGCTGCGCGATTATCTCTGGGCACGGCGGATTCCCTACCGCGAAACGCAGTTTACGTCCTACGATGGCACGAAACTCACCGGCTGGTTTCTCGACCGTGGTTGGTGGCGGCCCACCGTGGTCGGTCTGCACGGCGTGACCGGCAACCGGACGAGCCTCATCCGGTTTGGTGTCATCCTCTACGACGCCGGTTTCAACGTGTTCCTATTCGACGGCCGCGCCCACGGACACAGCGGCGGGCGCTTTGTCACCTATGGCTACCACGAGGTGCGCGATGTCAGCGCGGCGCTCGACCACATTTCCAAAAAGTTCCGCCTGCGGGACCAGCACTTCGGACTGGTCGGGATTTCCATGGGCGCTGCCATTGCCCTTCAGACGGCGGCGCGGGACCCGCGCATTGCCGCTGTCTGGGCCGAAAGCCCGTTTTCATCGCTGCAAAAAATTTCACGCGAGTATGTCGCCGACGTGCTGCGCATGCCCTCCACGGCAGTAGTGCCCACCACCTGGGTGGCTGAACTCATCGCCAACTACCGGGGCAACTTTTCGGTCTCGGATGTCAATCCGCTGGCCATCGCCGGCAAGATCACCTGTCCGGTGCAGCTTGTGCACGGACTGGCCGACGACTTCGTGCGTCCCCATCACTCGCAGGCCATTTTCGAGGCGCTGGTCAATGCCAAGGAAAAAGACCTCTGGCTTGTGGAAGGGGCCACGCACGGACGCTGTTACCGCGCCGCCGTGGAGGAACACCAGGTGCGGCTGCCGGACTTCTTCCGCCGCCACCTGGGGCGCTAG
- a CDS encoding type II secretion system F family protein — MPEFTCRLGTPSGDIVTRIVEANGIEELRTRLQNEGFRIFAIERPVRRALSRSLFGGVKVKSQEFLLYNQQLATLLRAGLPLLQVLNILIRRQPPGAFRTVLEDVERRITRGALLSEAYGEHPDVFPRLLTASVLAGERSGELDAVLERYVTYAKATAEVRRKLIKTLTYPAVLTVASVALVALLTTYVIPKFATLYESSQSQLPLVTVYVVAVSKAVENNLSWVGPLLLTVALGFFFWRRTDHGREVLDGLLLRLPIIGDIIRQSTTVRFCRSAATLLNGGLPLLESLDIASEVIGNRRIARTMPDVVRGIQEGKTLVEVLEQAGWLPPLATDMIGVGEQSGALVTMLDEVAQFYEAELDVKIASLTALVEPVVLTFMGAIVLIVVMALYLPILNFATGGAVAR, encoded by the coding sequence ATGCCTGAGTTTACCTGCCGCTTGGGGACGCCCAGCGGCGACATTGTGACCCGGATCGTTGAAGCCAACGGGATTGAAGAACTGCGAACCCGCCTGCAAAACGAGGGTTTTCGCATCTTCGCCATCGAGCGTCCGGTCCGGCGGGCGCTGTCCCGGTCCCTCTTTGGTGGTGTCAAGGTCAAGTCCCAGGAATTTCTCCTCTACAACCAGCAGTTGGCCACGCTGCTCCGCGCCGGACTACCGCTGCTTCAGGTACTGAACATTCTGATTCGCCGTCAACCGCCGGGCGCATTTCGTACGGTGCTGGAGGATGTCGAGCGGCGCATTACCCGTGGTGCCCTGCTTTCGGAGGCGTACGGTGAGCATCCCGACGTGTTTCCCCGTCTGCTGACGGCTTCGGTGCTTGCCGGGGAACGTTCCGGGGAGCTGGACGCGGTGCTGGAGCGGTACGTGACGTATGCCAAGGCGACCGCCGAAGTACGGCGCAAGCTCATCAAGACGCTGACCTACCCGGCCGTGCTCACCGTGGCTTCCGTGGCTCTGGTGGCCCTGCTGACCACCTATGTCATTCCCAAGTTTGCTACGTTGTATGAGTCGTCCCAGAGCCAGTTGCCGCTGGTGACGGTCTATGTTGTGGCGGTGTCGAAGGCGGTTGAAAACAACCTGTCGTGGGTCGGGCCGTTGCTTCTGACGGTGGCGCTGGGTTTTTTCTTCTGGCGACGTACAGACCACGGACGTGAGGTGCTGGATGGTCTGCTGCTCAGGTTGCCCATCATCGGTGACATCATCCGACAGTCCACGACCGTCCGGTTCTGCCGCAGCGCCGCCACGCTGCTCAACGGCGGATTGCCGCTGCTCGAATCGCTTGACATTGCTTCCGAGGTGATTGGCAACCGGCGCATTGCCAGGACGATGCCGGATGTCGTACGTGGGATTCAGGAAGGGAAGACCCTCGTCGAGGTGCTGGAGCAGGCGGGATGGCTCCCCCCGCTGGCCACGGACATGATTGGCGTAGGCGAACAATCCGGCGCACTTGTGACGATGCTCGATGAAGTGGCCCAGTTTTATGAAGCCGAACTCGATGTGAAAATCGCTTCGCTCACGGCGCTCGTCGAGCCGGTAGTGCTGACCTTTATGGGTGCCATTGTGCTCATCGTCGTCATGGCGCTTTACCTGCCTATCCTGAATTTTGCAACGGGAGGTGCGGTGGCGCGCTGA
- a CDS encoding GspE/PulE family protein: MLPSAEEADRELAAARELARRYRLEFVDLTTAELDYDLIHSHPVELMTRYKFVPLRRENGRLLAAMADPTNLDALDELSAQLKVRIKPAVATRSAIETALRRGDSAQRVLQDATESFRIKLVKETDQGEQDLDLDRLADETAPVIKLVDTIVLTALERRVSDIHIEAYESEVHVKYRIDGALYPAMNPIDASYHQMLISRIKVMSDLDIAERRTPQDGRFRVRVKGRTIDFRVSIIPAAFGENCVIRILDKQQINEAFRELTLNVVGFDPHDLARFRRFIKEPYGMVLVTGPTGSGKTTTLYAALNEIANPEDKIITIEDPIEYQLRGIMQIPVNEKKGLTFARGLRAILRHDPDKVMVGEIRDTETAQIAINAALTGHLVFTTVHANNVIDVIGRFVNMGVEVYNFVSSLNCVLAQRLIRQLCPYCKRQYQPTDQELEEAGLNPSKFRDQVFYEAVGCSECNGTGYRGRTAIHEMLDLTDRIRELILDRRPGSEIRRAAREEGLGSLRESALKKVFAGISTLREINRVTFVE; this comes from the coding sequence ATGCTTCCCTCGGCGGAAGAAGCCGACCGTGAACTGGCGGCGGCGCGTGAACTGGCGCGGCGCTACCGGCTCGAATTCGTGGATTTGACTACGGCCGAACTGGATTACGACCTCATCCACAGCCATCCGGTGGAGTTGATGACCCGGTACAAGTTCGTCCCCCTGCGCCGGGAAAACGGACGGCTGCTGGCGGCCATGGCTGATCCGACCAACCTCGATGCCTTGGATGAGCTGTCGGCCCAGTTGAAGGTGCGTATCAAACCGGCCGTCGCCACCCGGTCGGCCATTGAAACCGCCCTGCGCCGTGGGGATTCCGCCCAGCGCGTCCTGCAGGACGCCACGGAGTCATTCCGCATCAAGCTGGTCAAGGAAACCGACCAGGGCGAGCAGGACCTCGATCTCGACCGCCTGGCGGATGAAACCGCCCCCGTCATCAAGCTCGTGGACACCATCGTGCTGACGGCACTCGAACGGCGGGTTTCCGACATCCACATCGAGGCCTACGAGTCAGAAGTGCACGTCAAGTACCGCATTGACGGGGCACTCTATCCGGCGATGAATCCGATTGATGCGAGTTATCACCAGATGCTCATCTCACGCATCAAGGTCATGTCGGACCTTGACATTGCCGAGCGCCGGACACCCCAGGACGGACGCTTCCGGGTGCGCGTCAAGGGGCGGACGATTGACTTTCGCGTCTCCATCATTCCGGCTGCCTTTGGTGAAAACTGCGTCATCCGTATTCTGGACAAACAGCAGATCAACGAAGCCTTCCGCGAACTGACACTCAACGTGGTGGGATTTGACCCCCACGACCTGGCGCGCTTCCGGCGGTTCATCAAGGAACCCTACGGTATGGTGCTTGTCACCGGGCCGACGGGTTCCGGGAAAACGACGACGCTTTACGCCGCGCTCAACGAAATTGCCAATCCCGAAGACAAGATCATCACCATCGAGGATCCGATTGAGTACCAACTGCGCGGCATCATGCAGATTCCGGTCAACGAGAAAAAGGGCCTCACCTTTGCCCGTGGTCTGCGCGCCATCCTGCGGCATGACCCGGACAAGGTCATGGTTGGCGAAATCCGTGACACCGAAACCGCCCAGATTGCCATCAACGCCGCGCTGACCGGCCACCTGGTTTTCACCACGGTTCACGCCAACAATGTCATTGACGTTATTGGCCGATTCGTCAACATGGGGGTCGAAGTCTATAACTTCGTCAGTTCCCTCAACTGCGTTCTGGCGCAGCGTCTGATCCGGCAGCTTTGCCCCTATTGCAAGCGGCAATACCAGCCGACGGACCAGGAACTCGAAGAAGCGGGCCTCAATCCAAGCAAGTTTCGGGATCAGGTTTTTTACGAGGCCGTGGGCTGCTCGGAATGCAACGGAACCGGCTACCGGGGACGCACGGCCATTCACGAAATGCTGGACTTGACCGATCGCATCCGCGAACTCATCCTCGACCGGCGCCCCGGCTCGGAGATTCGCCGCGCCGCGCGGGAAGAAGGGCTGGGTTCGCTGCGTGAATCGGCACTGAAAAAGGTATTTGCCGGAATTTCGACGTTGCGCGAAATCAACCGCGTGACGTTCGTCGAATAA
- a CDS encoding secretin N-terminal domain-containing protein has translation MFQLRLTFRFASGWRRVMALGLSTALVIVTLSPVAWAGNGRKYFKEGLKYEAVKQWDKAAELFAQALQEDPRNIEYQLHLQRALFNASMLCAIRARQMEEQGDYEGAYHAYREAYRYDQTNEVALAKMKEMLKKQGIEATSQGEPSPYQRTAAEANEAEVRRAAETVARQRYVGRWQGFINQPIETIIRTLCDKMRLNVVFESTTLQQLANTRYTLDIKQDMTAGKALELVLDANGFQYFRVDTRTILIVKRGLGQFQNGGSLAQKYEDSLIKPFYIKNAKLEDVKQMLTLLGPAMAQQVVSVPQSNMLLVRSSGENLKIIERMINTVDRPQAEVVMDVNIYEVTHQEALQLGNQFATTPPAITTSDGGTTLALTPPSATNLGGIGQGPLLRPASPAGIFSNTLGFGLGLPPSTITALQSRGLGRLISQVQVRAFEDKEGKVNIGQSIPIQIGNPFPTVPGNGQPPGQIFFPGFNQVQYRDVGLNIAVKPHITDDIVQMDISIETSTAPPNTGPQNLTPTISQRKVSGVARVRDGYTALAASVMREDDTDSRTGLPIVSFIPVIGRLFSTPSRNKQATHIVITITPHIVRGGAVTEEELKTAFGPLDVSVGVGGLSYGRYLTIDEIVAEADREEMREANQLRETPVTVQPTDKPVGTPAAAPPVSSSGENGRFTITTASTTAPPPTMPAAPVVIDPIPMTATKGGGLGATIQPLPVTEPSAAGGMAPNGMATNAAFNPSDPNTQTPTRPTPGPATPVRAMLMVSPSLRPAVGQVVSVAVILNSDGTNISAASVFLHYNQTVLKLVGIRDGGLLSPGSFQTGDNGGQAFATALVSAGVNTGRPAMGAVAIFDFQVIAPGNADVRLDVLDLRGLTNELIPAIPSPAPPVIAGGMPNGKQ, from the coding sequence ATGTTTCAACTACGGCTGACATTTCGTTTCGCATCCGGCTGGCGTCGGGTGATGGCACTGGGACTGTCAACGGCGTTGGTCATCGTCACGCTGTCACCGGTTGCCTGGGCCGGCAACGGCCGGAAGTACTTCAAGGAAGGTCTCAAGTACGAGGCGGTCAAGCAGTGGGACAAAGCCGCTGAACTCTTTGCCCAGGCGCTCCAGGAAGACCCACGCAACATCGAATACCAGCTTCACCTGCAACGGGCCCTGTTCAACGCCTCAATGTTGTGCGCCATCCGCGCCCGGCAAATGGAAGAGCAGGGGGATTACGAAGGTGCGTATCACGCCTACCGTGAGGCCTACCGCTACGACCAGACCAACGAAGTCGCCCTCGCCAAGATGAAGGAAATGCTCAAGAAACAGGGCATCGAGGCGACCTCGCAGGGCGAGCCTTCGCCCTACCAGCGCACGGCGGCCGAAGCCAATGAAGCCGAAGTGCGCAGGGCCGCTGAAACGGTGGCGCGCCAACGCTATGTGGGACGCTGGCAGGGCTTCATCAACCAGCCGATTGAAACCATCATCCGCACGCTGTGCGACAAAATGCGCCTCAACGTCGTGTTTGAAAGCACGACCCTCCAGCAACTGGCCAACACGCGCTATACGCTTGACATTAAGCAGGACATGACGGCCGGCAAGGCGCTGGAACTCGTCCTCGATGCCAACGGCTTTCAGTACTTTCGGGTGGACACCCGGACGATCCTCATCGTCAAGCGGGGGCTGGGGCAGTTCCAGAACGGCGGCTCGCTGGCGCAGAAGTACGAGGATTCGCTCATCAAGCCGTTCTACATCAAAAACGCCAAGCTCGAAGACGTCAAGCAGATGCTGACGCTGCTCGGCCCGGCCATGGCGCAGCAGGTGGTAAGCGTTCCGCAATCGAACATGCTGCTGGTCCGCTCATCGGGCGAGAACCTGAAAATCATCGAGCGGATGATCAACACCGTGGACCGCCCCCAGGCGGAAGTCGTCATGGATGTCAACATCTATGAAGTGACTCACCAGGAAGCGCTCCAGTTGGGGAACCAGTTCGCCACAACGCCGCCAGCGATCACGACGTCCGACGGTGGCACAACCCTGGCCCTGACGCCACCCAGCGCCACCAACCTGGGCGGCATCGGGCAGGGGCCGCTGCTGCGTCCTGCCTCGCCGGCCGGAATCTTCTCCAATACGCTGGGTTTCGGGCTGGGGCTGCCGCCTTCGACCATCACCGCGCTGCAAAGTCGTGGGCTGGGGCGGCTCATCTCACAGGTTCAGGTGCGGGCTTTCGAGGACAAGGAAGGCAAGGTCAACATCGGCCAGTCCATCCCGATTCAAATCGGCAATCCCTTCCCCACCGTTCCGGGCAACGGACAGCCGCCGGGACAAATCTTCTTCCCCGGCTTCAACCAAGTGCAGTACCGCGATGTCGGTTTGAACATTGCGGTCAAACCGCACATTACCGACGACATCGTGCAGATGGACATCTCCATCGAGACCTCCACGGCTCCGCCCAACACCGGGCCGCAGAATCTCACCCCGACGATTTCCCAGCGGAAGGTCAGTGGTGTGGCGCGTGTCCGGGACGGCTACACGGCTTTGGCCGCGAGTGTGATGCGCGAGGATGACACTGACAGCCGGACGGGGCTGCCCATCGTCAGCTTTATTCCGGTCATCGGGCGTCTGTTTTCCACACCCTCACGAAACAAGCAGGCCACTCACATTGTCATCACGATCACGCCACACATCGTACGCGGAGGCGCGGTTACGGAAGAAGAACTCAAAACCGCCTTCGGTCCGCTCGATGTCTCCGTTGGCGTTGGCGGTCTGAGCTATGGCCGGTATCTCACCATTGACGAGATCGTGGCTGAGGCCGACCGCGAGGAGATGCGTGAAGCCAACCAGCTTCGGGAAACGCCGGTTACGGTGCAACCAACGGACAAGCCCGTGGGTACCCCGGCCGCTGCGCCGCCGGTAAGCAGCAGTGGTGAAAACGGACGCTTTACCATCACCACGGCGAGTACGACGGCACCACCTCCGACTATGCCAGCCGCACCGGTGGTGATCGATCCCATTCCGATGACGGCCACGAAGGGCGGAGGCCTTGGGGCGACCATCCAGCCCTTGCCCGTAACTGAGCCGTCGGCAGCCGGGGGCATGGCACCCAACGGCATGGCAACCAATGCGGCCTTCAATCCAAGCGATCCGAACACTCAGACGCCAACCCGGCCGACTCCAGGACCTGCCACGCCGGTGCGCGCCATGCTGATGGTGTCGCCCAGTCTGCGCCCGGCTGTGGGGCAGGTGGTTTCCGTGGCGGTCATTCTCAACAGCGACGGCACGAACATCTCCGCAGCGTCCGTCTTCCTGCACTACAACCAGACGGTACTCAAGCTCGTCGGTATCCGGGATGGCGGGTTGCTGTCACCCGGCAGCTTCCAGACTGGGGACAACGGCGGGCAGGCTTTTGCCACGGCGCTGGTTTCAGCGGGCGTCAACACAGGCCGCCCAGCCATGGGGGCAGTAGCCATTTTCGACTTCCAGGTGATTGCGCCGGGCAACGCTGATGTCCGCCTCGACGTGCTTGACCTGCGCGGCCTGACCAACGAACTCATCCCGGCCATTCCCAGCCCGGCACCGCCGGTCATTGCCGGTGGTATGCCGAACGGCAAGCAGTGA